The segment TTGGCGCAGATACACCTTTTGACAGGGCAAAAGTCAAGGGCAGCGGGCCTTGTATGCAAAAGCGGCAATCGGGGGGAACAAAAACCGCCGCACTATGTCCTAATACACTTCACAGCAAGGTTTGAAATCGTATAGCTTTTCGGCATTCAGATTGAACTTTTATGGATTTTACACATGGATCAGGACTTTTCCGACGCACTTGCACAGGCTTTTGGCTCTTTCAGTGCTCTCGGCGCATACGGCGGTTTGACCGTCCCCACTTCACCCGATGACATCTTGAACTGGACAGTTGGCGAATACCTTGCCTTGATCGACGCCGCAGAAAACGCACTGACCTCGCTGGACAGCTCGATGTTTGCAGGGCTCTTGAACAACCCCAATTTCTCTGCGGGGCTGGATGCCGAAACCCGCGCCACCTTCGAAGCATGGGCAGCGGGTGATTTTTCCCTGATCACAGCCCCCCTTGCCGAGGCGCGCGCGCTGATGGCCCCCTATTCTGCCGACACCCTGCTGCGCGACGCGATAGAGGGGATCGACCCCAACGGCGGGTCCGTCGAGGCGATCGAAAGCGCCTTTGCCGACGCCGAAGCGCGCATTGCCGAACTGTTGTGGGATGACCAAAACGGCGTTTTTGCCTCGCCTACCTTTGCCGTCGATCTGGCATCGGGGGTCTGGTCCTCCGGTGTTGGCGGTTTTGGCGGATCGACTTTGGCCGAGTTCTTTAACCTTTTGGGCGAAGCGGCAGGCAACGCGATTATGTCCTTCATCGGCAGCCGTGACAGCGTGTTGGGCCAGCTGATCAACGAAGGGGCCGACGCCGCCGCAATCGCGGCCGCGTCCGGTGCCGCCGAAACGGCCAGTGCCCAAGCGTTACAGTCCCTGCAAGAGATTGGCGCACTTGTCACATCACAGGGCACCTCCGATCCCGCTGCCACCGAAAGCCAGGCCGCAGCGCAGGTTCAGGGATTGATAAACGCCCTTGCGACAATCCTGCCGGGCCTTGGCGGGGCGCTTGATACGCTAATCCTCGGGTCGCGTAATTCCGACCCCAGCTTTGTCGTTAGCCCGGACGGCGATGTTTCAGGGTCCGAACATGGCGATTGGTTCTATCTTTCAAAACTGGCCGATGTTTTTGACGGCGGTGTCGGCACCGATGTCTTGTTCGGCTTTGAAGGTGACGACAATCTCTTGGGGGGGGCGGATGCGGACAATCTGTTCGGCGGTCTCGGCAATGATATGCTGCGCGGTGGCACCGGTGACGACGCCATTGATGGCGGCGCAGGCGACGGGGATGTCGCAAGCTTTCTTAACGGGTTGGGACAATTTACCCTACAGTTCGCGGCTGATGGCAGCGTGACCGTTCAGGACCGCGCGGACGGGGGCGAGGGCACCGACCTGCTGACCGGCATCGAATCCTTGTCCTTTGGCAGTGGCGCGTCGATCTTTACCGACGGCATGATCAACCTTAGCCAGTTTCAGGGCATCGCAGGCCTTGATGCCGCGCAGATCAGCACCTTCGTTGAACTATACGTGGCCTACTTTAACCGTGCACCCGATGCTATTGGTTTGAACTTCTGGGGCTCTGCCTTTGCCAACGGGACCTCACTGGAAGAGATCGCAAATCTGTTCCTCGATCAGGACGAAACCCGCGAAACCTATGCTGCGGATATCAGCAACCTGCAATTCGCCACTCAGGTCTACGAGAACGTCCTTGGCCGCACCCCCGATGCTGGCGGACTGGCGTTCTGGCAAGGGCAGTTGGACGATGGCAACATTGGTCGCGGCGCGTTCATCCTTGAGGTGCTGAAGGGTGCCAAAGTCGACCTGCCTGCCGGTGCAACGCAAGCCGACATTGACCTGCAACTCGCCGATCGGGGATATCTGAGCACAAAGACAGACATCGGCACCTACTTCGGTGTCATTAAAGGGCTGTCTGACGTTGCAGATGCGTCTGCCGCAATGCAGCTGTTCGCGCGCGGATCCGAAAGCACAATCCAGTCGGCAGTTGATCTGATCGACGGCGAATATTCCGCTGCGTTGGCTGATGGCAGCGGTGAGTTGTTGATGCAACTTGTTGGCGTGGCTGACGACCCGTTTGCGGTTTGATCGGGTTCGCACCAGACACTGGACCAAGAAAAGCAAAAGCCGCCCCGAAGGGCGGCTTTTAGCTTGGTTGCGGGAGTAGGATTTGAACCTACGACCTTCAGGTTATGAGCCTGACGAGCTACCGGGCTGCTCCATCCCGCGCCAAGTTCGGACCGTATACGAGCAAGAGATTGGGACCACAAGGACAAAAATGCCCCCTGCATCAGTTTAATTCTCGTTCCTGCAAAATATCGCCTGCCTGCTCGCAAGCCTTTGCAAAACCACCGCCATTACGCGCAGGCGATCCGCCGCAGAAGCCCGGTTTCACCCGCTGCGCACAGGCCTTCGGCCGGTTTTCATGTGCACAAACAGAAAAAGCCCCGCGCGAACTGCGCAGGGCTTTTCCTTAAACTATCTGTATCAGCGCTTAGGCTGCCAGCGCGTCCTGCGCTGTCTTCACAATCGCACCAAACGCATCAGGTTCGTTCACCGCCAGATCGGCCAGAACCTTACGGTCCACTTCGATGCCGGCAAGGTTCAGACCATTGATGAAACGGCTGTATGTCAGCGCTTCGTCATGCGAGCGAACCGCAGCGTTGATCCGCTGGATCCACAATGCGCGGAAGTTGCGCTTGCGATTCTTGCGGTCACGGGTTGCGTATTGGTTGGCCTTGTCGACCGCCTGTGTGGCGACCTTAAAGACGTTTTTACGACGACCGTAGTAACCTTTTGCGGCTTTGACGATCTTCTTGTGACGGGCGTGGGTAACTGTCCCACCTTTTACTCGTGCCATGCTAGGTCTCCTCTATCAGCGGTCGTAGGGCATGAAGCCCTTGACGATCTTTGCATCGGGCGCAGACAGTGCTGTCGTGCCGCGTGCGTTACGGATGAACTTTTTGGTCCGTTTGATCATGCCATGCTGTTTACCAGCCTGACCCGCGATGACCTTGCCGGTCGCCGAGATCTTAAAGCGCTTTTTAGCGCTCGATTTCGTCTTCATCTTAGGCATTTCCGTCTCCGTATACTTGAGTTCGGTTAACGCGCGCCTCGGCATGCCACATTGGCCGGACGTGCGGGTTGAAGTCACGCCGTATAGGAGGGTTGTCAAAGCTTGGCAAGGGGTTCTGTGCAATAGCCGGCAAACCTTGCCCCGCCCCATGGTCTGCGCCAATCTTGACCGCAGTTTCCGTCACGATCGAGGGCACGATGACAGATCAAGACATCACACAATTGCAACAGATCATCACAGCATACGAGCGCAAAGTCTGGGATGCACTGGTCGCCGGGGACAAGGCGGCCGATGCAGCCTTGCTCAGCGCGCAGTTTCTTGGCGTTTACCCCGATGGCTTTGCCGGCAAACAGGACCATTGCGGCCAACTTCATCACGGGCCCACCGTCCACAGCTACGATATACAAGACGCCCGCCTATTGCAGCTGGGACCTGATCACGCGCTGTTCAGCTATCGCGCCAGCTTTCGCCGCAGTGCCACGGCGAATCAGGACGTCATGTACGTCAGTTCTGTCTGGCAACGGGACGGTCAGGAATGGATCAACATATTCAGTCAGGACACGCCCCAAATCGAACGACCTGCCGGTTAAGGCATATACCGCGCGACCACGCTTACGAAAACATCCGGCACCTGATCAAACGTATAACCGCCGGGCTTTGTTTGCACAGCATAGAGAATCAGCAAACCACCCATAAGCACGGTGATCGCCGATGCCCGCGGTGCCCGCTTGTCCGAGAGCGCCGACAGGATCGACGGAACCGAGAATGCCGCAATCACCATCCCAAGGGACAATGCTAAATCAGGATCCATTTTCGCTCTCCCGTCACACCTTGAGCGATACTAGTCCAGATCAGCGGCAAAGAGCAAACGTTCGTCGCAAGGGGCCACCCGCAAAATATTGGTGCTGCCCGGCACATTGAAAGGCACACCGGCGGTGACCACCACGTGATCTTCTTCTACGGCAAAGCCTTCTTCGCGCGCGGCGCGCACCGCGCTTACAACGGCCTTTTTGAACCGGTCAACATCGCCGGTGATCACGCAATTGGTGCCCCAGCTTAGTGCCAGCCGCCGCGCCGTGTTCACCAATGGCGTCAGCGCGATCACCGGCACACGCGGACGTTCGCGCGCCGTCAGCAACGCAGTTGTGCCGCTTTGTGTGAAACAGCAGATCGCCTTGATGTCCGTGGTTTCCGCAATCTCGCGGGCGGCGGCAACAATACCATCGGCGACAGTCATCCGGTCGGCCTTGCGCGAGGATTCGATAATTTCTGTATAGGTCGGATCAACTTCGACCTCCTGGGCGACGTTATCCATTGTGGTGACAGCTTCGATCGGGAAATCACCAGCTGCGGATTCCGCACTCAGCATCACCGCATCCGCGCCCTCATAAATCGCCGTCGCCACGTCGGAGACTTCCGCGCGGGTCGGCATCGGGCTTTCGATCATCGATTCAAGCATCTGCGTGGCAACAATCACAGGCTTCGCCGCTGTCCGGCACTTGCGCACAAGACGTTTCTGGATCGGCGGCACATTCTGCACCGGCAATTCAACACCCAGATCCCCACGCGCAACCATGATGCCATCGCTGACCTCAAGAATATCGTCGAACCGTTCAACCGCTGACGGCTTTTCGATCTTCGACAAAAGTGCCGCGCGCCCTTTGGCCAGCTCACGCGCCTCTGTCACATCTTCGGGGCGTTGCACAAAGGACAACGCCAACCAGTCGACACCCAGTTCACAAACAAATTCCAGATCAGCGCGATCCTTGTCCGACAGGGCAGCCAAAGGCAGCACCACATCCGGCACGTTCACGCCCTTGCGATTCGAAATCACGCCGCCGATCACTACTTCGCAGTTGGCAAAATCATCGCCACACTCAAGAACCTTAAGCCGGATCTTGCCATCATTGACCAACAGGCTGGCACCCGGTTTCAGCGCTGCGAAAATTTCGGGATGGGGCAGGCAAACACGCGATGCGTCCCCTTCGCTGGGATCAAGATCCAGACGGAAATGCGCACCTACAACCAATTGCTCGCTGTCACCGGAAAACACGCCAACACGCAGCTTCGGCCCCTGCAAATCCGCAAGAATGCCGATCGTGCTGTTCAGGTTCGTTTCAACCTCGCGGATGATCCGGTGCTTTTCGCGAATTTCTTCGTGGCTGCCGTGGCTCATATTCAACCGGAAGACATCCGCGCCGGCCTTGTGCAGCGCCTCGATCATCTCGTAGCTGTCCGATGCCGGACCAAGCGTTGCGACTATCTTAACGTTTCGCAGGCGTCTCATGTGCGGTGTCCTTTTGGTCTGGTTCCAGTGTCAAAGTGCGATGTTAGCGATAACGCGCCCTTCATCGTACCGAGTACACGCCATCAGCATGCCTGTCAAAGATTTCACAAATGTGACGACGCTGCCAACCGTATTTCCCGCACATAAACTTGACAGTACGAGTGTTGCGGCCCAGCTATGACCCAAAGAGGAGATCCCCATGACCAGCACCCAAAAACCGAGCCAGCAGGAAATCGAACTTCAGGCCGCCGCGTTTCGCCGGTTGCAAAAGCACCTGATGCAAGATCGCACAGATGTGCAAAACATCGACATGATGAACCTCGCCGGATTTTGCCGTAATTGTTTGTCGCGCTGGTATCAAGAAGCTGCCGCAGAAAAAGGCATCGACATGGGTAAGGAAGAAGCGCGCGAATTGTTTTACGGCATGACAATGGACGACTGGAAGGCCAACTACCAGACTGACGCCAAACCCGAACAGCAAGACGCGTTCAAGAAGTCCTTTGCCGAAAACGTCGGTAAAGATTAAGCCGCCGCCGCGCGCAGACCCCACAATTGCCCCATTCTGTCAAAGCTCATGCCATAATTCCCTGCACATAAAGGCACGTTAACCATTTCTTAACGTTGCAACCAACTCCCAAGGTAGCCTGCCTGTGCTCGAGCTTCTCCTCCTTCCGTCCTTGTTAGGCCTCGGCCTGGCGATGGAGTTGTTGTCACCGGATGATGATCCCGCCGAAGGGGACGAAACGCCGGTCGATATCACTCTGGACGACGAAACCGCTCATTTTGAGGGGACCAGTGCCAAGGAACACGTGCAAGGCAACGCGCTTGATAACCTTATGTTTGGCGACGCCGGCAATGATCTTTTGGGCGGTCACGACGGCAACGACACCTTGCAAGGCGGCACCGGTGACGACCGGCTTTTCACCAGTGCTGGCGACGACGTGGGCCTTGGCGGTGAAGGCAACGACAAGATCTTCCTCGGCGATGGCGATGATACAACGCTGGATCCGAATGGCACAGTACAAGACGCAGGTGACGATTTCATCCGTGGCGGCGACGGCGATGACACACTGTTTGATTCCCAAGGACACAACCACATCCACGGTGATCTTGGCCGCGACACCATCATGACCGTCGACGGCCTGTCCCCTGACGGCACCATCGACGAGACCGAAGAAAGCACGCCCGACACGATCCACGCCGGTTATGGCGATGACACGCTGGTGGGTGACGATGGCGACGTCATGACAGGCGGCGAAGGGGCCGATAGCTTTATCGTGGTCAAAGCCTCAGACAGCCCCGGCGCGCCGGCAGTGATTACCGACTTCGATTTCCGCGACGACCTGCTCAGCCTTGTATTTGTGCAAGATGCGCCCGTCGACCCCACCGTGCAATTCGACTTTGACTTCGCAACCAAACTGCTGCGGGCCTCGGTCGACGGGCAGGAGGTCGCGACCCTGTTTGGCCTGACCCCCGCCGACATCCCGTTTATTCAGACCTTTGTCACAACATTGCCTGAACTGCTGGACAATCAGGCTTAAACCGCCGCCTTGCGCATCTCGTCGAGGTAGATTTCACGCAACCGCGGTGCCACGCGCCCCGGCGTGCCATCGCCCAACGCAACGCCGTCAATCTCGACCACTGGCATCACAAAGGCGCTGGCAGAGGTGGTGAACGCCTCATCCGCCTCTTTGGCCTCATCAATGGTAAAGTTGCGTTCTTCCACTTCCATCTGCGCTTCTTTCGCAAAGCGCAGGACAGCCGCTCGGGTGATCCCGTGCAGGATGTCGTTGCTCAACGCGCGCGTGATGATTTTATTGCCCTTAACGATATAGGCGTTGTTGGAGGTGCCTTCGGTGACAAAACCATCTTCGATCATCCACGCATCATCGCAACCGGCTTTCTTGGCCATCATCTTGCCCATGGAAGGGTAGAGAAGTTGCACAGTTTTGATGTCGCGACGGCCCCAACGAATGTCTTCGATCGAAATGATCTTGGCACCTTTTTTCGCCGCGGGGCTATCCGCCAGCCCCGGCTTGTTCTGCGTGAACAACACAATTGTAGGCTCGGTCGTTTCAGGATCGGGAAAAGCAAAATCACGGTCGCCGTCAGAGCCGCGCGTGATCTGGAGATAGATCAAACCCTCGTCGATTTCGTTCACCCGCACCAACTCGCGATGCACCTCTAGCAGGTCTCCTTTGCTGATCGGGTTGCGCATTTCCAGCTCGTTCAACGAACGGCTAAGCCGCACCGCATGACCGTCGAAATCAATCAACTTGCCATCCAGTACCGATGTCACTTCATAAACACCGTCCGCCATCAGAAAACCGCGGTCAAAGATCGAAATCTGCGCTTCATTCTCCGGCAGGTAGCTACCGTTCACATAGACTGTTCTCATCGTTTATCCCCAAAGCGCCGCGGCGGGCGGGTGCACCCCGTCCCCGTCAAATTTCAATGCATGCTCGCGATCTTCGCCTAGCAAAAGCGGACCGTCCAGATCAACCACCTTTGCGCCCTGCGCAACCAGCGTCGCGGGAGCCATCGCCAGCGACGATCCCACCATGCACCCGACCATAACGTCATAGCCCTGCGCCAGCGCCGCCGCCCGCAGCTTCAGCGCCTCGGTCAAACCGCCGGTCTTGTCGAGCTTGATGTTTACAACATCATATTTCCCCTCAAGCTTCGACAATGTACTGCAATCATGTGCAGATTCATCCGCGCAAACCGGCACCGGCCGTGCCATCCCGATCAAGGCGTCGTCTTCGCCCGCCGGCAAGGGCTGTTCAACCAAGGCCACCCCAAGGCGCAGCAGATGCGGCGCTAGTTCAGCATAAATGTCCGCTGACCATCCTTCATTCGCGTCGATGATAATTGTCGATTTCGGGGCCCCTGCCCGCACCGCCTCAAGCCGCGGCATGTCATCGGGCGTTCCCAGTTTGATCTTGAGCAGCGGGCGATGCGCGTGCTTCGCCGCCTGTGCCTGCATCTGTGCAGGCTCTGCCAACGACAGGGTAAACGCCGTGATCTCCGGCCTGGGTGCCGCCAGTCCGGCCAGTTCCCAAACCCGTTTGCCCGCTTGCTTGGCCTCCAGATCCCACAACGCGCAATCCACCGCATTGCGCGCGGCACCTGCGGGCAGCAGATCATACAAACCCTCACGCGTCACATTCCCGCGTAGCCCGTCAATCTGTGCCGTCACTGACTCCAGCGTTTCGCTATAACGGGCATAGGGCACACACTCTCCCCAGCCCGTCACACCGTCCTCAGTTATCCGCACGGTCAGCACCTTGGCCTCGGTGCGTGATCCGCGACTGATGGTGAATACTTCCGCCAGCTTGAACACATCCGGCGTCACTTCAATACGCATCTCTTGCCCCTCTTTTTGGCCTTATATACTGTCCGCACCCTCAAACCGCGCAGGTGTCAAAGAGCCGCGATCGCATCCGCCAAACGCCCCGCACCATCGCGGAAAGGATCAACAGCAGGCAGGCCCATCTCGGCCTCTACTTTCTCCAGATAGGCTGTCGCCTCATCCTGCGACATATGCTGTGTATTCACCGAAATGCCAACAACCTGACACCCCGCATTGGCAACACGTGCCAGCGTCAACGCCATATCGCTCACCGCCTGCATGCTCGGCAGTTTATAATCAGGCAAGCCGCGCATGTGTTCGCGTGTCGGCTCGTGACAGATAATCAGCGCATCGGGCTGGCCGCCATGGATCAACGCCATCGTCACACCGGAATAGCTGACGTGAAACAGGCTGCCCTGCCCCTCGATAATATCCCAGTGGTCCGCGTCATTGTCCGGCGTCAGATACTCCACCGCACCAGCCATGAAATCTGCAATGACCGCATCCAGCGGCACACCGGAACCGGTGATCAGAATGCCCGTCTGTCCTGTCGCGCGGAACGTGCTTTTCATGCCCTTTTCGCGCATCGCCTCGTCCAGCGCCAATGCGGTATACATCTTGCCCACTGAACAATCCGTCCCGACGGCCAGCACCCGCTTGCCCGTGCGCTTTTTCCCGTCCGCAATCGGATACTGCACGTTCGGCACCCGCACATCATGCAAGGTCTGCCCGCTCACCTGTGATGCCGCCACCAGATCACCTTCTTCGGCCAGAAGATTATGCAGGCCCGACGCCAGATCAAACCCCATGCCCAACGCCTCGACCAACACTTCCTTCCAGGCCTGCGAAATCACGCCGCCGCGGTTGGCGACACCAATCACCAGCGTCTTTGCTCCGGCATCTTTCGCCTCTTGCAGCGACAGGTCCTTCAGCCCCACATCGGCCTGACAGCCTTCCATACGAAACTGGCCAACGGCATTGTCAGGACGCCAGTCCTTGATGCCCTGCGCGACCTTGGCGGACAATTGATCAGGCGCGTCGCCGAGGAAAAGCAAATATGGTGTTTGGATCATGGGATATACTCCGGCAGAGGGTTTCGCCTCATATTGAGCAATCTACAGCGCAATTCGCTTGCAACTTTGCGGGCACCAGCCAAGCGAATGCAAGAATTGTGCGCTCATATACCGTATGGCGCACATTCATTGCGCTAGATGCCAACAACAAATGCTGCACGTGCGAAATGACCCTTGCAGCACTCCGCGCAATTTAATACCTCCGTAACAGCAACATCCCGCAACAATCTTTCGCCAAGGATCTCCTCATGTCATTCCGCCTTCAACCTGCTGCCCCTGCCCGCCCGAACCGCTGCCAGCTTTTCGGCCCCGGCTCCAACACCAAACTCTTTGCAAAGATGGCCGCCTCTGCGGCGGATGTGATCAACCTTGACCTCGAGGATTCTGTTGCCCCGACGGACAAGGATATCGCGCGCACGAACGTCATCGACGCCATCAACACTGTGGATTGGGGCAATAAAACGCTTTCCGTGCGCATCAATGGATTGGATACGCCGTATTGGTACAAAGACGTGGTCGAGCTTTTGGAAAACGCCGGCGACCGTCTTGACCAGATCATGATCCCCAAGGTCGGCTGCGCCGCAGATGTCTATGCCGTCGATGCGCTGGTCACGGCGATCGAGGCCGCAAAAGGCCGCAGTAAAAAGATCGCCTTCGAGGTGATCATCGAATCCGCCGCCGGCATCGCCCACGTCGAGGAAATCGCCGCCTCCTCCCCCCGCCTTGAGGCGATGAGCCTGGGTGCGGCCGACTTTGCGGCCTCCATGGGCATGCAGACCACCGGTATCGGCGGCACGCAGGAAAACTATTATATGCTGCGCGACGGCACACAGCATTGGTCCGACCCGTGGCACTGGGCGCAGGCCGCCATCGTCGCCGCGTGCCGTACCCATGGCGTGCTGCCCGTCGATGGGCCGTTTGGCGATTTCTCGGATGACGAAGGCTACCGCGCCCAATCCCGCCGCTCTGCCACGCTTGGCATGGTCGGGAAATGGGCCATCCACCCCAAACAAATCGCCTTGGCGAACGAGGTCTTCACCCCCTCCGACGAAGCCGTGGCCGAAGCCCGCGAAATTCTGGCCGCGATGGAAACGGCCAAAGCCAACGGCGAGGGCGCGACGGTTTACAAGGGCCGCCTGGTCGATATCGCCAGCATCAAACAGGCCGAAGTGATCGTGCACCAGTCCGAAATGCTGGCAGGCTGACACCGGTTGCAAAGATGTTCCTGTCCTATGGTAATAGGGCAGGAACCCTGCCATGGTTCGCGCCATGACCCTCGACACCCTCCCCGCGCTTGCGCTTTTCGCCTTTGTCAGCTCCGGCACGCCGGGACCGAACAACCTGATGCTTATGGCATCGGGGGCCAACTACGGCTTTCGCCGCACCTTGCCGCATATGCTTGGAATATCTGTCGGCTTCGGGGTGATGATCGTGCTGACCGGTCTCGGCCTTGCCCAAGTCTTCGACCGTTTTCCGCACAGCTATACCCTGCTGAAAATTGCAAGCGTCGCCTACATGCTCTATCTGGCGTGGAAGATCGCCAATGCCGCCCCGATCAAGGAACGCGACGCAGGCAGCCGCCCCATGACCTTCCTGCAAGCCGCCGCCTTTCAATGGGTCAACCCCAAGGCGTGGGCCATGGCGCTGACTGCGATCACCGTCTACATCGCCGACAGCGGGGTTTGGATGTTGCTCATCGGTGCCTTGTGCTTTGTCACAGTCAACCTGCCATCGGTGTGCATCTGGACCGTGATGGGCCAACAGATGGCGCGCATCCTGACAAACCC is part of the Sulfitobacter geojensis genome and harbors:
- a CDS encoding DUF4214 domain-containing protein, which codes for MDQDFSDALAQAFGSFSALGAYGGLTVPTSPDDILNWTVGEYLALIDAAENALTSLDSSMFAGLLNNPNFSAGLDAETRATFEAWAAGDFSLITAPLAEARALMAPYSADTLLRDAIEGIDPNGGSVEAIESAFADAEARIAELLWDDQNGVFASPTFAVDLASGVWSSGVGGFGGSTLAEFFNLLGEAAGNAIMSFIGSRDSVLGQLINEGADAAAIAAASGAAETASAQALQSLQEIGALVTSQGTSDPAATESQAAAQVQGLINALATILPGLGGALDTLILGSRNSDPSFVVSPDGDVSGSEHGDWFYLSKLADVFDGGVGTDVLFGFEGDDNLLGGADADNLFGGLGNDMLRGGTGDDAIDGGAGDGDVASFLNGLGQFTLQFAADGSVTVQDRADGGEGTDLLTGIESLSFGSGASIFTDGMINLSQFQGIAGLDAAQISTFVELYVAYFNRAPDAIGLNFWGSAFANGTSLEEIANLFLDQDETRETYAADISNLQFATQVYENVLGRTPDAGGLAFWQGQLDDGNIGRGAFILEVLKGAKVDLPAGATQADIDLQLADRGYLSTKTDIGTYFGVIKGLSDVADASAAMQLFARGSESTIQSAVDLIDGEYSAALADGSGELLMQLVGVADDPFAV
- the rplT gene encoding 50S ribosomal protein L20; translation: MARVKGGTVTHARHKKIVKAAKGYYGRRKNVFKVATQAVDKANQYATRDRKNRKRNFRALWIQRINAAVRSHDEALTYSRFINGLNLAGIEVDRKVLADLAVNEPDAFGAIVKTAQDALAA
- the rpmI gene encoding 50S ribosomal protein L35; translation: MPKMKTKSSAKKRFKISATGKVIAGQAGKQHGMIKRTKKFIRNARGTTALSAPDAKIVKGFMPYDR
- a CDS encoding nuclear transport factor 2 family protein, with protein sequence MTDQDITQLQQIITAYERKVWDALVAGDKAADAALLSAQFLGVYPDGFAGKQDHCGQLHHGPTVHSYDIQDARLLQLGPDHALFSYRASFRRSATANQDVMYVSSVWQRDGQEWINIFSQDTPQIERPAG
- the pyk gene encoding pyruvate kinase; amino-acid sequence: MRRLRNVKIVATLGPASDSYEMIEALHKAGADVFRLNMSHGSHEEIREKHRIIREVETNLNSTIGILADLQGPKLRVGVFSGDSEQLVVGAHFRLDLDPSEGDASRVCLPHPEIFAALKPGASLLVNDGKIRLKVLECGDDFANCEVVIGGVISNRKGVNVPDVVLPLAALSDKDRADLEFVCELGVDWLALSFVQRPEDVTEARELAKGRAALLSKIEKPSAVERFDDILEVSDGIMVARGDLGVELPVQNVPPIQKRLVRKCRTAAKPVIVATQMLESMIESPMPTRAEVSDVATAIYEGADAVMLSAESAAGDFPIEAVTTMDNVAQEVEVDPTYTEIIESSRKADRMTVADGIVAAAREIAETTDIKAICCFTQSGTTALLTARERPRVPVIALTPLVNTARRLALSWGTNCVITGDVDRFKKAVVSAVRAAREEGFAVEEDHVVVTAGVPFNVPGSTNILRVAPCDERLLFAADLD
- a CDS encoding DUF1244 domain-containing protein, giving the protein MTSTQKPSQQEIELQAAAFRRLQKHLMQDRTDVQNIDMMNLAGFCRNCLSRWYQEAAAEKGIDMGKEEARELFYGMTMDDWKANYQTDAKPEQQDAFKKSFAENVGKD
- a CDS encoding calcium-binding protein, whose product is MLELLLLPSLLGLGLAMELLSPDDDPAEGDETPVDITLDDETAHFEGTSAKEHVQGNALDNLMFGDAGNDLLGGHDGNDTLQGGTGDDRLFTSAGDDVGLGGEGNDKIFLGDGDDTTLDPNGTVQDAGDDFIRGGDGDDTLFDSQGHNHIHGDLGRDTIMTVDGLSPDGTIDETEESTPDTIHAGYGDDTLVGDDGDVMTGGEGADSFIVVKASDSPGAPAVITDFDFRDDLLSLVFVQDAPVDPTVQFDFDFATKLLRASVDGQEVATLFGLTPADIPFIQTFVTTLPELLDNQA
- a CDS encoding D-amino-acid transaminase, encoding MRTVYVNGSYLPENEAQISIFDRGFLMADGVYEVTSVLDGKLIDFDGHAVRLSRSLNELEMRNPISKGDLLEVHRELVRVNEIDEGLIYLQITRGSDGDRDFAFPDPETTEPTIVLFTQNKPGLADSPAAKKGAKIISIEDIRWGRRDIKTVQLLYPSMGKMMAKKAGCDDAWMIEDGFVTEGTSNNAYIVKGNKIITRALSNDILHGITRAAVLRFAKEAQMEVEERNFTIDEAKEADEAFTTSASAFVMPVVEIDGVALGDGTPGRVAPRLREIYLDEMRKAAV
- the dgcA gene encoding N-acetyl-D-Glu racemase DgcA; its protein translation is MRIEVTPDVFKLAEVFTISRGSRTEAKVLTVRITEDGVTGWGECVPYARYSETLESVTAQIDGLRGNVTREGLYDLLPAGAARNAVDCALWDLEAKQAGKRVWELAGLAAPRPEITAFTLSLAEPAQMQAQAAKHAHRPLLKIKLGTPDDMPRLEAVRAGAPKSTIIIDANEGWSADIYAELAPHLLRLGVALVEQPLPAGEDDALIGMARPVPVCADESAHDCSTLSKLEGKYDVVNIKLDKTGGLTEALKLRAAALAQGYDVMVGCMVGSSLAMAPATLVAQGAKVVDLDGPLLLGEDREHALKFDGDGVHPPAAALWG
- the dgcN gene encoding N-acetyltransferase DgcN, which gives rise to MIQTPYLLFLGDAPDQLSAKVAQGIKDWRPDNAVGQFRMEGCQADVGLKDLSLQEAKDAGAKTLVIGVANRGGVISQAWKEVLVEALGMGFDLASGLHNLLAEEGDLVAASQVSGQTLHDVRVPNVQYPIADGKKRTGKRVLAVGTDCSVGKMYTALALDEAMREKGMKSTFRATGQTGILITGSGVPLDAVIADFMAGAVEYLTPDNDADHWDIIEGQGSLFHVSYSGVTMALIHGGQPDALIICHEPTREHMRGLPDYKLPSMQAVSDMALTLARVANAGCQVVGISVNTQHMSQDEATAYLEKVEAEMGLPAVDPFRDGAGRLADAIAAL
- a CDS encoding L-malyl-CoA/beta-methylmalyl-CoA lyase, whose product is MSFRLQPAAPARPNRCQLFGPGSNTKLFAKMAASAADVINLDLEDSVAPTDKDIARTNVIDAINTVDWGNKTLSVRINGLDTPYWYKDVVELLENAGDRLDQIMIPKVGCAADVYAVDALVTAIEAAKGRSKKIAFEVIIESAAGIAHVEEIAASSPRLEAMSLGAADFAASMGMQTTGIGGTQENYYMLRDGTQHWSDPWHWAQAAIVAACRTHGVLPVDGPFGDFSDDEGYRAQSRRSATLGMVGKWAIHPKQIALANEVFTPSDEAVAEAREILAAMETAKANGEGATVYKGRLVDIASIKQAEVIVHQSEMLAG
- a CDS encoding LysE family translocator → MTLDTLPALALFAFVSSGTPGPNNLMLMASGANYGFRRTLPHMLGISVGFGVMIVLTGLGLAQVFDRFPHSYTLLKIASVAYMLYLAWKIANAAPIKERDAGSRPMTFLQAAAFQWVNPKAWAMALTAITVYIADSGVWMLLIGALCFVTVNLPSVCIWTVMGQQMARILTNPVRLRLFNWTMAALLLASLYPLLQMG